In a single window of the Allobranchiibius huperziae genome:
- a CDS encoding ArsR/SmtB family transcription factor produces the protein MASRRSGPLTHPDQQDIDLSRVMAALSDPVRLGIVSALDGIDRGVPCCSLELPVGKSTASHHFRVLREAGVLLQSDEGTRRMNQVRRADLDARFPGLLDLALAHGREAPVQVR, from the coding sequence ATGGCGAGCAGGAGATCCGGGCCCCTCACGCACCCCGACCAGCAGGACATCGACCTGTCGCGGGTGATGGCGGCGTTGAGCGACCCCGTGCGGCTGGGCATCGTCTCGGCGCTGGACGGCATCGACCGCGGGGTGCCCTGCTGCTCGCTGGAACTGCCCGTCGGCAAGTCGACCGCCAGCCACCACTTCCGCGTGCTGCGTGAGGCCGGCGTGCTCCTGCAGTCCGACGAGGGCACCCGCAGGATGAACCAGGTACGCCGCGCCGATCTGGACGCCCGCTTCCCCGGACTGCTCGACCTGGCGCTCGCGCACGGCCGGGAGGCGCCGGTGCAGGTGCGCTGA
- a CDS encoding acyl-CoA dehydrogenase family protein, producing the protein MDLTLNEDQEAFAESIDDALARKYTAEFRGKAAASDVGWDEKLFSTLAEIGASALTIDEEHDGLDAGAGEVYAALYALGQNAAIEPFLDGVYLPSWLLSASGSAPDEVLSALAAGEAIAAVAHSEPGRVWDAAPATTATGDGSKVTLSGTKTAVAHADQAKWLLVTASGDAGFGVYLVNGDAEGITRTDGRTADWTRVSRVTFEGTPATLLGSAGDQGRRAFDAAVARARIAVLAEAVGLMDRASKVTVDYLKSRKQFGVTLSTFQALVHRAADLYAEVELARSVALWATASLERDAQTDDTDVDATADDAFVYIAQAARVVAEEVVQLHGGIGMTFETPISHYAARLTSIEQSYGGVAAARRRVLKSGSPLTAPTVVRS; encoded by the coding sequence ATGGACCTGACACTGAACGAAGACCAGGAAGCCTTCGCCGAGAGCATCGACGACGCCCTGGCACGTAAGTACACCGCCGAGTTCCGCGGCAAGGCCGCGGCCAGCGATGTCGGCTGGGACGAGAAGCTCTTCTCGACCCTGGCGGAGATCGGCGCGAGCGCGCTCACCATCGACGAGGAGCACGACGGCCTGGACGCCGGCGCGGGCGAGGTCTACGCCGCGCTCTACGCGCTCGGCCAGAACGCCGCCATCGAGCCCTTCCTCGACGGCGTCTACCTGCCGTCGTGGCTGCTGTCCGCGAGCGGCTCCGCGCCGGACGAGGTCCTGAGCGCGCTGGCCGCCGGCGAGGCGATCGCCGCCGTCGCGCACTCCGAGCCCGGCCGCGTCTGGGACGCCGCACCCGCCACCACCGCGACCGGCGATGGTAGCAAGGTCACCCTGTCGGGCACGAAGACCGCTGTCGCACACGCCGATCAGGCCAAGTGGCTGCTCGTGACCGCATCCGGTGACGCCGGCTTCGGTGTCTACCTGGTGAACGGCGACGCCGAGGGGATCACCCGCACGGACGGCCGCACCGCCGATTGGACCCGGGTCTCACGGGTCACCTTCGAGGGGACGCCCGCCACTCTCCTGGGCTCCGCCGGTGATCAGGGTCGCCGCGCCTTCGACGCCGCCGTCGCCCGCGCCCGCATCGCGGTGCTCGCCGAGGCCGTGGGCCTGATGGACCGCGCGAGCAAGGTGACGGTCGACTACCTGAAGTCGCGCAAGCAGTTCGGCGTGACGCTGTCGACGTTCCAGGCCCTGGTGCACCGCGCCGCCGACCTCTACGCCGAGGTGGAACTCGCCCGCTCGGTCGCGCTGTGGGCGACCGCCAGCCTCGAGCGGGACGCGCAGACCGACGACACCGATGTGGACGCCACGGCGGATGACGCGTTCGTCTACATCGCCCAGGCCGCCCGTGTGGTCGCCGAGGAGGTCGTGCAGTTGCACGGCGGTATCGGGATGACCTTCGAGACCCCGATCAGCCATTACGCGGCACGCCTGACCTCCATCGAGCAGTCGTACGGCGGGGTCGCCGCCGCCCGCCGGCGGGTCCTGAAGTCCGGTTCGCCGCTCACCGCGCCGACCGTCGTGCGGAGCTGA
- a CDS encoding NADPH-dependent F420 reductase has product MFAAHRTSTEGRIMRIGIIGAGNIGGALVRGLVPLGHDVQVANSRGPQTLQELASETGASAVTVQDAVRDKDLIVVTIPQAKVESLPAGLFADVPADVVVVDTGNYYPRERDGRIAAIEDGAVESAWVQDRIGHQVIKAFNNIFAAHLQDKGQPQGADGRIALPIAGDDADAKKVVHELVDALGFDPVDAGTIADSWRQQPGTPVYTTDLDVAGVRAALADAPRERPEAFTATPDSPGSYSDPR; this is encoded by the coding sequence ATGTTCGCAGCACACCGAACATCTACGGAAGGTCGCATCATGCGGATCGGGATCATCGGAGCCGGCAACATCGGCGGGGCCCTCGTGCGCGGGCTCGTGCCCCTCGGGCACGACGTGCAGGTCGCGAACTCGCGCGGACCGCAGACGCTGCAGGAGCTGGCCTCGGAGACCGGCGCGAGCGCCGTCACCGTGCAGGACGCCGTACGGGACAAGGACCTGATCGTCGTCACCATCCCCCAGGCCAAGGTCGAGTCGCTGCCCGCCGGCCTCTTCGCCGACGTCCCGGCGGACGTCGTGGTCGTCGACACCGGCAACTACTACCCGCGCGAACGCGACGGGCGCATCGCCGCGATCGAGGACGGGGCGGTCGAGAGCGCCTGGGTGCAGGACCGGATCGGGCACCAGGTGATCAAGGCGTTCAACAACATCTTCGCCGCGCACCTGCAGGACAAGGGCCAGCCGCAGGGCGCCGACGGGCGCATCGCTCTGCCGATCGCGGGTGACGACGCGGACGCCAAGAAGGTCGTGCACGAACTGGTCGACGCCCTCGGTTTCGACCCGGTCGACGCGGGCACGATCGCCGACTCGTGGCGCCAGCAGCCGGGCACCCCGGTCTACACGACCGACCTCGACGTCGCCGGCGTCCGCGCCGCCCTCGCCGACGCGCCCCGCGAGCGCCCGGAGGCCTTCACCGCGACCCCGGACAGCCCCGGCAGCTACTCAGACCCTCGATAG
- a CDS encoding acyl-CoA dehydrogenase family protein: MDLEYTPEEQRFRDELRTVFYEKVPAEIRERVVRGQISREDIVASQRILHEHGLAVPHWPTQWGGKKWTATQQNIYASELQRAAVPTPLAFNVSMVGPIIAEFGSQEQKEKFLPATANLDIWWSQGFSEPEAGSDLAGLKTTAIRDGDEYVINGQKTWTTLGQYGDWMFLLARTNPGAERKQQGISFILVDMKTPGIERRPIKLIDGSVEVNEFFFDDVRVPVSNLVGEENKGWTYAKFLLGNERNGIAQVGTSQRVFAELVDAAKETDVEEGTLADDPDFRSRLHTAKMRLLALEATQLRVAGASADGKPDPASSLLKLEGTRLLQSLTALRLDAGGTDSVLVGDTEGTDGTPVGLSSEHAASTAALQYLNMRKLSIFGGSNEIQRGVIAKAVLGL; this comes from the coding sequence ATGGATCTGGAATACACGCCCGAGGAGCAGCGGTTCCGCGACGAACTGCGCACCGTCTTCTACGAGAAGGTGCCGGCCGAGATCCGCGAACGGGTGGTGCGGGGGCAGATCAGCCGCGAGGACATCGTGGCGAGCCAGCGGATCCTGCACGAGCACGGGCTGGCCGTGCCGCACTGGCCGACCCAGTGGGGTGGCAAGAAGTGGACCGCGACGCAGCAGAACATCTACGCCTCCGAACTTCAGCGGGCCGCGGTGCCCACTCCCCTGGCCTTCAACGTGAGCATGGTCGGGCCGATCATCGCCGAGTTCGGAAGCCAGGAGCAGAAGGAGAAGTTCCTCCCGGCCACGGCCAACCTGGACATCTGGTGGTCACAGGGCTTCTCGGAGCCGGAAGCCGGCTCGGACCTCGCCGGCCTCAAGACCACCGCGATCCGCGACGGTGACGAGTACGTCATCAACGGCCAGAAGACCTGGACCACGCTGGGCCAGTACGGCGACTGGATGTTCCTGCTCGCCCGCACCAACCCCGGTGCCGAGCGCAAGCAGCAGGGCATCTCCTTCATCCTGGTCGACATGAAGACCCCGGGCATCGAGCGCCGCCCGATCAAGCTGATCGACGGCAGCGTCGAGGTCAACGAGTTCTTCTTCGACGACGTCCGCGTGCCGGTCTCCAACCTGGTGGGCGAGGAGAACAAGGGCTGGACCTACGCCAAGTTCCTGCTCGGCAACGAGCGCAACGGCATCGCCCAGGTGGGCACGAGCCAGCGGGTCTTCGCCGAGCTGGTCGACGCCGCCAAGGAGACCGACGTCGAAGAGGGCACCCTCGCCGACGACCCGGACTTCCGTTCCCGGCTGCACACCGCCAAGATGCGGCTGCTCGCTCTGGAGGCGACCCAGCTGCGGGTCGCGGGCGCCTCGGCCGACGGCAAGCCGGACCCGGCGTCCTCCCTGCTGAAGCTCGAGGGCACCCGACTGCTGCAGAGCCTCACCGCGCTGCGACTGGATGCCGGCGGCACCGACTCCGTGCTCGTCGGGGACACCGAGGGCACCGACGGCACACCGGTCGGCCTGAGCAGCGAGCACGCCGCGAGCACGGCCGCCCTGCAGTACCTCAACATGCGCAAGCTGTCGATCTTCGGTGGTTCCAACGAGATCCAGCGTGGCGTCATCGCCAAGGCGGTCCTGGGTCTGTGA
- a CDS encoding DUF4242 domain-containing protein, whose translation MPRFMDVHSIDGGVSVEDVAKAHAADLAAQDEHDVKYLRYWVDEKQGKIFCLVDAPSAEAASTVHREAHGLVADDVYEVHEGE comes from the coding sequence ATGCCTCGATTCATGGATGTCCACTCGATCGACGGCGGCGTGAGCGTCGAGGACGTGGCGAAGGCCCACGCCGCCGACCTCGCGGCCCAGGACGAGCACGACGTGAAGTACCTGCGCTACTGGGTCGATGAGAAGCAGGGCAAGATCTTCTGCCTCGTCGACGCGCCGTCGGCGGAGGCCGCATCGACGGTGCACCGCGAGGCTCATGGCCTGGTCGCCGACGACGTGTACGAGGTGCACGAGGGCGAATAG
- a CDS encoding DUF4442 domain-containing protein yields MSDQPTKSRRHFTPQRLNRLLNLWPPMLGAGIRVQEINDDWTRARVKLVLTRINRNQHGTAFGGSIGAMTDAFYALLLMHQLGKDYKVWDQAAQLEYVSPGTGTVYGVFEVPTSVAAQIRERCDAGEKVLHWFEVDLTLADGTVVARARRQVYARKKREAMERDTPEGVGSA; encoded by the coding sequence ATGAGCGATCAGCCGACGAAGTCGCGCAGACACTTCACCCCGCAACGGCTGAACCGGCTGCTCAACCTGTGGCCGCCGATGCTCGGCGCGGGGATCCGGGTGCAGGAGATCAACGACGATTGGACCCGGGCGCGGGTCAAGCTCGTGCTCACCCGGATCAACCGCAACCAGCACGGGACGGCCTTCGGCGGCTCCATCGGCGCGATGACCGACGCGTTCTACGCGCTGCTGCTCATGCACCAGCTCGGCAAGGACTACAAGGTCTGGGACCAGGCCGCGCAGCTGGAGTACGTCTCACCGGGCACCGGGACGGTCTACGGAGTGTTCGAGGTGCCGACCTCGGTCGCCGCACAGATCCGTGAGCGCTGTGACGCGGGGGAGAAGGTGCTGCACTGGTTCGAGGTCGACCTGACCCTCGCCGACGGCACCGTCGTCGCCCGTGCGCGCCGTCAGGTCTACGCGCGCAAGAAGCGCGAGGCGATGGAGCGGGACACGCCAGAAGGGGTTGGATCGGCTTGA
- a CDS encoding acyl-CoA dehydrogenase family protein: MIDLEVPKKFRPLLTQAASLADDMFRPISRKYDLAEHEYPTELDLLSAVLDGMSDSGATQGAGASGSAQVKDPGTAPAGVGSGRNDRLGKPNKNGANLSSVLSIMQTCRGDVGLTLSIPRQGLGNAAIAAVASDEQKERYGNRWAAMAITEPEAGSDSGAIRTTAVKDGDDYILNGEKIYVTAGSRADLVVVWATLDRSLGKQAIKSFVVETSNPGMQLVRLEHKLGIRASDTAAFLLQDCRVPARDLLGDPEIRTEAGFGGVMQTFDNTRPLVAAMACGLTRACLDLTTELLAKEGVVPDVDAPLTTQPYAATRLIQMEADYEAAYLLALRAAWMADNGKPNSMQASMAKAKAGRTCVNVSLACVELAGASGYAETELLEKWARDSKILDIFEGTQQIQLLIVARRLLGLSSSQLK; this comes from the coding sequence ATGATTGATCTGGAAGTCCCGAAGAAGTTCCGCCCGCTGCTCACCCAGGCGGCATCGCTGGCCGACGACATGTTCCGACCGATCAGCCGCAAGTACGACCTGGCCGAGCACGAGTACCCGACCGAACTCGACCTGCTGTCCGCGGTGCTGGACGGGATGTCCGACTCCGGCGCCACCCAGGGCGCGGGCGCCAGCGGATCGGCGCAGGTCAAGGATCCCGGCACCGCCCCGGCGGGCGTCGGGTCCGGTCGCAACGACCGCTTGGGCAAGCCCAACAAGAACGGCGCCAACCTGTCCTCGGTGCTGTCGATCATGCAGACCTGTCGCGGCGACGTCGGTCTGACCCTGTCCATTCCTCGCCAGGGTCTGGGCAACGCTGCGATCGCCGCCGTCGCCAGTGACGAGCAGAAGGAGCGTTACGGCAACCGGTGGGCCGCGATGGCCATCACCGAGCCGGAGGCCGGTTCGGACTCCGGCGCGATTCGCACCACCGCCGTCAAGGACGGCGACGACTACATCCTCAACGGCGAGAAGATCTATGTCACGGCGGGTTCGCGTGCGGACCTGGTCGTGGTGTGGGCGACGCTCGACCGGTCGCTCGGCAAGCAGGCCATCAAGTCGTTCGTGGTCGAGACCAGCAATCCCGGTATGCAGCTCGTGCGGCTGGAGCACAAGCTCGGTATCCGCGCCTCGGACACGGCAGCGTTCCTGCTGCAGGACTGCCGGGTGCCCGCCCGCGACCTGCTGGGAGATCCGGAGATCCGTACCGAAGCTGGCTTCGGCGGGGTCATGCAGACCTTCGACAACACCCGTCCGCTGGTGGCCGCGATGGCGTGCGGCCTCACCCGGGCATGCCTGGACCTGACGACCGAGCTGCTGGCGAAGGAGGGCGTCGTCCCCGACGTCGACGCACCGCTCACGACCCAGCCGTACGCCGCGACCCGGCTGATCCAGATGGAGGCCGACTACGAGGCGGCGTACCTGCTGGCGCTGCGCGCCGCGTGGATGGCCGACAACGGCAAGCCCAACTCGATGCAGGCGTCGATGGCCAAGGCCAAGGCCGGGCGCACCTGCGTCAACGTCTCACTCGCGTGCGTCGAGCTGGCGGGCGCGAGCGGGTACGCCGAGACCGAGCTGCTGGAGAAGTGGGCCCGCGACTCCAAGATCCTGGACATCTTCGAGGGCACCCAGCAGATCCAGCTGCTGATCGTGGCCCGCCGGCTGCTCGGCCTGTCCTCCAGCCAGTTGAAGTAA
- a CDS encoding aldo/keto reductase — MHYRSLGRTGIKVSPYALGAMNFGAMSNADHDDSIRIVHAALDAGINLIDTADVYSLGESEEIVGKAIKARRDNVVLATKFSNPMGGDDPNRRGGSRRWILAAVENSLRRLQTDYIDLYQYHYLDAASDLEETLAALTDLVQAGKVRAIGTSKFPAAEIVEAQWISERRGLQRFRSEQPTYSILNRAVERDVLPVAGRYGIGTIVYSPLAQGLLTGRVRKGRESELTRSGTYYAHLRDERRIDIVERLIPLADEFGMSLTHLAMAFAIAHPGVTSALLGPRTIEHLDDSLAGAEIGLGDDILDRIDEIVPPGTDVGHLQMSFNPPALVDPRLRRRPIEERTAA; from the coding sequence ATGCATTACCGCTCACTCGGAAGGACCGGTATCAAGGTCAGCCCGTACGCCCTTGGCGCCATGAACTTCGGCGCGATGAGCAACGCCGACCATGACGACTCGATCCGAATCGTCCACGCTGCCCTCGATGCCGGCATCAACCTCATCGATACAGCCGACGTGTACTCCCTCGGTGAGTCCGAGGAGATCGTCGGTAAGGCGATCAAGGCGCGGCGCGACAACGTCGTGCTCGCCACCAAATTCTCCAACCCCATGGGCGGGGACGACCCGAACCGCCGAGGCGGGTCGCGCCGCTGGATCCTTGCCGCCGTCGAGAACTCGCTGCGCAGACTGCAGACCGACTACATCGACCTCTACCAGTACCACTACCTCGACGCCGCGTCCGACCTCGAGGAGACGCTGGCCGCGCTCACGGACCTTGTGCAGGCCGGGAAGGTACGCGCGATCGGCACGTCCAAGTTCCCTGCCGCCGAGATCGTCGAAGCGCAGTGGATCTCCGAACGCCGGGGATTGCAACGGTTTCGCAGCGAACAACCGACGTACTCGATCCTGAACCGGGCGGTCGAGCGCGACGTCCTTCCGGTCGCGGGCCGTTACGGCATCGGCACCATCGTCTACAGCCCTCTTGCGCAGGGATTACTGACCGGCCGCGTTCGCAAGGGCCGAGAATCTGAGCTCACCCGCAGCGGCACCTACTACGCGCACCTCCGCGACGAGCGGCGCATCGACATCGTCGAGCGGCTCATCCCGCTCGCCGACGAATTCGGTATGTCGCTGACGCATTTGGCGATGGCGTTCGCGATCGCCCACCCGGGCGTGACGTCCGCCCTGCTCGGACCACGCACGATCGAGCACTTGGATGACTCCCTCGCCGGCGCCGAGATCGGGCTGGGCGACGACATCCTCGACCGCATCGACGAGATCGTCCCGCCCGGCACCGATGTCGGCCACCTGCAGATGAGCTTCAACCCACCTGCCCTCGTGGACCCGAGGCTGCGCCGACGCCCCATCGAGGAACGCACCGCCGCCTGA
- a CDS encoding TetR family transcriptional regulator, producing the protein MPRADAQRNADALLAAAEEEFASHGVDVNVRAIAARAGVGTATLYRHYPRRSDLISAVFQREVDVCVSQASHLAAAHDPGTAVRLWIEHYARFIVTKPGLAAALHFGDPAFRELSGYFQRHLGPVLQILLDAAAAAGAIRDGVDPLDLLGAVAKLCIPPIGTHDDSRSERMVAMLLDGLQCRANPDRARGPAT; encoded by the coding sequence GTGCCGCGTGCCGATGCGCAGCGAAACGCCGATGCATTGCTCGCTGCCGCCGAGGAGGAGTTCGCCTCCCACGGCGTCGATGTCAACGTACGCGCCATCGCCGCTCGAGCCGGCGTGGGTACGGCCACCCTGTACCGGCACTACCCGCGGCGCTCGGACCTGATCAGTGCGGTGTTCCAGCGCGAGGTGGACGTCTGCGTGAGCCAGGCGTCGCACCTTGCCGCGGCACACGACCCGGGTACGGCGGTCAGGCTCTGGATCGAGCACTACGCGCGGTTCATCGTGACCAAGCCCGGCCTTGCGGCCGCCCTGCATTTCGGCGACCCCGCCTTTCGGGAGCTGTCCGGGTACTTCCAGCGTCACCTCGGCCCGGTCCTGCAGATCCTCCTCGACGCGGCCGCTGCGGCCGGGGCCATTCGAGATGGTGTCGACCCACTGGACCTGCTGGGCGCGGTTGCGAAGCTCTGCATCCCGCCCATCGGCACACACGACGACTCCCGCTCGGAGCGGATGGTCGCCATGCTCCTGGACGGCCTGCAATGCAGGGCAAACCCGGATCGGGCTCGGGGCCCTGCAACCTGA
- a CDS encoding DUF427 domain-containing protein produces the protein MSTARRIAPDPGQESVWDYPRPPRVEDTAELVEVDLGGRTVASSRGAVRVLETSHPPTYYLPVADFAEGALRPTAGSSYCEFKGVAAYFDVVGGSATARKAAWTYPEPSPGFERLRGYIAVMPGLVEECRVDGERVQPQAGGFYGGWITGRVVGPFKGEPGTLGW, from the coding sequence ATGAGCACAGCACGCAGGATCGCGCCGGATCCCGGCCAGGAGTCGGTGTGGGACTACCCGCGCCCGCCCCGGGTCGAGGACACCGCGGAGCTGGTCGAGGTGGACCTGGGAGGGCGCACGGTCGCGAGCAGTCGCGGCGCCGTACGGGTGCTGGAGACGAGTCACCCGCCGACCTACTACCTGCCGGTCGCCGATTTCGCCGAGGGGGCGTTGCGCCCGACCGCGGGATCCTCCTACTGCGAGTTCAAGGGCGTCGCTGCGTACTTCGACGTGGTGGGCGGTTCGGCGACGGCGCGGAAGGCGGCGTGGACCTATCCGGAGCCCAGCCCCGGGTTCGAGCGACTGCGCGGCTACATCGCCGTCATGCCGGGCCTGGTCGAGGAGTGCCGGGTGGACGGCGAGCGGGTCCAGCCACAGGCCGGGGGTTTCTACGGCGGGTGGATCACGGGGCGTGTGGTGGGCCCGTTCAAAGGTGAACCGGGGACGCTCGGGTGGTGA
- a CDS encoding GntR family transcriptional regulator translates to MSAPLRIDPDDATPPYEQICRQIAAGSNDGSLAVGTKLPTVRGLAEQLGVAPGTVAKAYTRLEQSGLIETRGRAGTFVSSSGDRSQAEAAAAAADFAQRTRHLGLDEESLISVVRAAVTNVRSR, encoded by the coding sequence GTGAGCGCGCCACTGCGGATCGACCCGGACGACGCGACGCCTCCGTACGAACAGATCTGCCGGCAGATCGCGGCCGGGTCCAATGACGGCTCGCTCGCGGTCGGCACCAAGCTGCCGACCGTGCGAGGGCTCGCCGAGCAGCTCGGCGTCGCGCCGGGCACCGTCGCGAAGGCCTACACCCGGTTGGAGCAGTCCGGTCTCATCGAGACCCGCGGCCGGGCCGGCACCTTCGTGAGTTCGTCCGGTGACCGTTCGCAGGCCGAGGCGGCCGCGGCCGCTGCCGATTTCGCACAGCGGACGCGCCACCTCGGCCTCGACGAGGAATCGCTGATCTCGGTCGTACGCGCGGCCGTCACCAACGTGCGCTCGCGCTGA